A single region of the Thermodesulfatator indicus DSM 15286 genome encodes:
- the rpiB gene encoding ribose 5-phosphate isomerase B, producing the protein MKIAIGSDHAGFELKEKIKAFLEDFGHNVLDLGCYSKESVDYPEFGVKVAQAVLNKEAERGILICGTGLGMSMVANRFRGIRAALCHELFTTKMARLHNDANVLVLGGRVIGEALALEMVKVFIDTPFGGGRHERRIKLIDELTKE; encoded by the coding sequence ATGAAAATAGCTATCGGAAGCGACCACGCTGGCTTTGAACTAAAAGAAAAGATTAAGGCCTTTCTGGAAGACTTTGGCCATAATGTATTAGACCTTGGCTGTTATTCAAAAGAATCTGTTGATTACCCGGAATTTGGAGTAAAAGTAGCGCAAGCGGTGTTAAACAAAGAGGCCGAGCGCGGAATCCTTATTTGCGGAACTGGCCTTGGCATGAGCATGGTGGCTAATCGCTTCCGCGGCATTAGGGCGGCTCTTTGCCACGAACTTTTCACCACCAAAATGGCCCGTCTTCACAACGACGCTAATGTTTTAGTTCTGGGTGGCCGGGTAATTGGTGAAGCCCTGGCCCTTGAAATGGTAAAAGTTTTCATTGATACCCCTTTTGGAGGCGGCCGCCACGAAAGAAGAATCAAGCTTATAGATGAATTGACCAAGGAGTAA
- the glyA gene encoding serine hydroxymethyltransferase, with protein MNFLRQTDPEIFSLVGKELKRLQNQLEMIASENLASLAVMEAEGSVLMNKYAEGYPGKRYYGGCEIVDQVEDLAIERLKLLFGAEHANVQPHSGSQANMAVYFSVLNPGDTILSMNLAHGGHLTHGSPVSFSGKLYKVVHYGVSRDTETIDYDEVRRLALEHKPQMIVAGASAYPRVIDFQAFREIADEVGAYIMVDMAHIAGLVAAGIHPSPVPYAEFVTSTTHKTMRGPRGGFILCQERFAKAIDKTIFPGIQGGPHMNIIAAKAVCFKEALAPEFKTYQQQVVANAQALSEVLKAEGFRLVSGGTDNHLILVDLTSQGITGAEAEEALEKAGITVNKNAIPFDTKPPRVTSGIRIGTPAVTTRGLKEKEMQQVGEWMVAVLKDPSNETLIKDIRAKVEKLCQEFPIYKELDTLLAA; from the coding sequence ATGAATTTTTTAAGGCAAACAGATCCTGAAATTTTTAGCCTGGTTGGCAAAGAACTTAAACGCCTTCAGAACCAGCTTGAAATGATTGCTTCAGAGAATCTGGCCTCTTTAGCGGTTATGGAAGCTGAAGGCTCAGTTCTCATGAATAAATATGCCGAGGGCTATCCTGGCAAACGCTATTACGGTGGCTGTGAAATTGTTGACCAGGTAGAGGATCTGGCTATTGAACGGCTCAAACTTCTTTTTGGGGCTGAACACGCCAATGTTCAACCTCATTCTGGCTCACAGGCCAATATGGCGGTTTATTTTTCTGTACTCAACCCCGGAGATACTATTCTTTCCATGAATCTTGCCCACGGGGGGCATCTCACCCATGGTTCTCCGGTAAGCTTCTCAGGAAAGCTTTATAAAGTGGTTCACTACGGTGTTTCCCGCGACACGGAGACCATTGACTACGACGAAGTAAGAAGGCTCGCCCTAGAACACAAGCCTCAAATGATAGTAGCCGGAGCCAGTGCTTATCCCCGCGTCATTGATTTTCAGGCCTTTCGCGAAATTGCCGACGAAGTTGGTGCCTATATTATGGTTGACATGGCCCACATTGCCGGGCTGGTAGCGGCCGGTATTCACCCTTCGCCTGTTCCTTACGCTGAATTTGTCACCTCCACCACGCATAAAACTATGCGCGGGCCACGAGGCGGATTTATTCTCTGCCAGGAACGCTTTGCCAAAGCCATAGACAAGACCATATTCCCTGGCATTCAAGGCGGCCCGCACATGAACATCATCGCTGCCAAGGCGGTTTGCTTTAAAGAAGCCTTAGCTCCAGAGTTTAAGACCTATCAGCAACAGGTAGTAGCCAACGCTCAGGCCCTGTCCGAAGTCTTAAAGGCTGAGGGGTTCAGATTGGTCTCAGGTGGTACAGACAATCATCTTATTTTGGTTGATCTTACCAGCCAGGGAATAACCGGCGCTGAGGCCGAAGAAGCCCTTGAAAAGGCAGGTATTACCGTTAATAAGAACGCCATTCCTTTTGACACCAAGCCACCAAGGGTAACCAGCGGCATTCGGATAGGAACACCAGCCGTTACCACCCGCGGCCTTAAAGAAAAAGAAATGCAGCAGGTCGGTGAGTGGATGGTAGCGGTGCTAAAAGACCCGAGTAACGAGACTCTGATAAAGGATATTCGGGCCAAGGTGGAAAAGCTCTGTCAGGAATTTCCTATTTACAAAGAACTTGACACTCTTTTGGCCGCATGA
- a CDS encoding deoxycytidylate deaminase, with product MIRAPWHEYFMLLAKIVALRSGCNSRPSGAVIVKNKRILATGYNGPMPGAWHCTDRGPGYCFRREKGIPDIDKYNFCRATHAEANAIAQAARFGISVEGASLYCTLAPCYVCLKLIASAGIKKVYYEHDYGSRDFERDQFWKEAIKEAGLEKFEQITVSQEVMEQLQEILPYPTSKRRLAPTEFLDEFEDGKKYGVPSIEVLFNKLNYLTRQALKDITFVIEKTTVTEEPEGISFYLSGKMVELSELINTVKKQINADQNFYFLAKHNAIEAKIEILREAENIRLKAFLNECPLESFKRIAESLDYILYQVSNSLSLPTRLELSVNLLRI from the coding sequence ATGATTAGAGCCCCGTGGCACGAATACTTTATGCTACTTGCCAAGATTGTGGCCCTGCGTTCGGGTTGCAATTCGCGGCCTTCTGGAGCTGTAATCGTAAAAAATAAACGAATTCTCGCCACAGGATACAATGGCCCTATGCCAGGGGCCTGGCACTGCACAGACCGTGGCCCTGGCTATTGTTTTAGGCGAGAAAAAGGCATCCCCGACATTGACAAATATAACTTTTGTCGGGCTACCCACGCTGAGGCCAACGCCATCGCTCAGGCGGCCCGTTTTGGTATCTCGGTAGAAGGTGCCTCTCTTTATTGCACCCTTGCTCCATGCTATGTGTGCTTAAAGCTCATAGCTTCGGCGGGCATAAAAAAAGTCTATTACGAGCATGATTACGGGAGCCGCGACTTTGAGCGTGACCAGTTCTGGAAAGAGGCCATCAAAGAAGCCGGCCTTGAAAAGTTTGAACAAATTACAGTTTCTCAAGAGGTTATGGAACAACTACAGGAAATACTCCCCTACCCAACTTCTAAACGGCGGCTTGCTCCTACGGAATTTTTAGACGAATTTGAAGACGGTAAAAAATACGGGGTACCAAGCATTGAAGTGCTTTTCAATAAACTTAATTATCTTACCAGGCAGGCCCTAAAAGATATAACATTTGTTATTGAAAAGACGACTGTTACAGAGGAGCCTGAGGGAATAAGTTTTTATTTAAGCGGCAAAATGGTTGAGCTCTCAGAGCTAATCAATACCGTCAAAAAACAAATAAATGCCGACCAAAACTTTTACTTTTTAGCCAAACATAATGCTATTGAAGCGAAGATAGAAATTTTAAGAGAAGCAGAAAATATAAGGCTTAAAGCCTTCTTAAACGAATGCCCCCTAGAATCCTTCAAAAGGATAGCCGAATCTCTAGATTACATTCTTTATCAAGTCTCAAATTCCTTATCCCTTCCTACGAGATTGGAGTTAAGTGTTAACTTATTGAGAATTTAA
- a CDS encoding amino acid ABC transporter ATP-binding protein, which translates to MLKKDPIIKIEHVYKYFGSFLALEDICLDVYEQEKIVIIGPSGSGKSTLLRTINQLETVSSGKIIVDGVEVTNPKVDMTKVRMRVGMVFQNFNLFPHKTVLENLTLAPIKLKKMKKEEAEEIAYSLLEKVGIKDKAHSYPGQLSGGQQQRVAIARALAMNPKIMLFDEPTSALDPEMIGEVLDVMKNLAKDGMTMVVVTHEMGFAKEVADRVVFMDHGKIIEIGTPEHFFKNPTHPRTKQFLNQILALD; encoded by the coding sequence ATGCTTAAAAAAGATCCCATTATAAAAATAGAACATGTTTATAAATACTTTGGCTCATTTTTAGCTCTTGAGGATATTTGTCTCGACGTATATGAGCAAGAAAAAATAGTAATTATTGGTCCCAGTGGTTCTGGGAAATCAACTTTATTGAGAACTATTAACCAGCTTGAAACAGTAAGTTCTGGAAAGATTATCGTAGATGGTGTAGAAGTTACCAATCCAAAAGTAGATATGACTAAAGTAAGAATGAGAGTAGGAATGGTTTTTCAAAATTTTAATCTTTTTCCTCATAAAACAGTGCTAGAAAATTTAACGTTAGCTCCTATAAAACTCAAAAAAATGAAAAAAGAAGAGGCTGAAGAAATCGCTTATTCTTTATTGGAAAAAGTGGGTATCAAAGATAAAGCCCATAGTTATCCAGGCCAGCTTTCAGGTGGCCAGCAACAGAGAGTAGCTATTGCCAGAGCTCTGGCTATGAATCCTAAAATTATGTTATTTGATGAACCTACTTCGGCCTTGGATCCAGAAATGATAGGTGAAGTATTAGATGTTATGAAGAATCTAGCTAAAGATGGTATGACCATGGTAGTAGTGACTCACGAAATGGGGTTTGCTAAAGAAGTAGCTGATCGAGTAGTTTTTATGGACCACGGAAAAATAATAGAGATAGGAACACCAGAGCACTTTTTTAAGAATCCAACCCATCCACGAACAAAACAATTTTTGAATCAAATCCTGGCTCTAGATTAA
- a CDS encoding amino acid ABC transporter permease — MKDKKRIEISDGAAIPTEEDIGLLTAWRIAFVGTIVLIIALCLFKPDPYLEILEFVPDGVIVTFKVTIISIICSFFVGLITGLGRISKNRIINLVASTYVEVIRGIPLLVQLFYIYYAIGTFTQIPPFFAAILALTICYGAYMGEVFRAGIESIDKGQTEAALSLGFNKRQTMLYVILPQAMRTILPPVGNEFIALLKDTSLVSIIAVADLLRRGREYATATFNYFETFTMIALIYLLITLILSKCVSYMEKKLTPYA, encoded by the coding sequence ATGAAGGACAAGAAAAGAATAGAAATTAGCGACGGTGCTGCTATCCCGACAGAAGAAGATATCGGTCTTCTTACTGCTTGGAGAATAGCTTTTGTCGGAACGATAGTCCTAATAATAGCTCTTTGCCTCTTTAAACCTGATCCCTATTTGGAAATTTTAGAGTTTGTTCCTGATGGAGTAATCGTTACATTTAAAGTAACAATAATTTCTATAATTTGTTCTTTTTTTGTAGGGCTAATAACAGGTCTTGGGAGAATTTCAAAAAATAGAATTATAAATTTAGTTGCCTCCACATATGTAGAAGTAATCAGAGGAATTCCTTTATTAGTTCAACTTTTTTATATATACTATGCTATAGGTACTTTTACGCAAATACCTCCTTTTTTTGCTGCTATTTTAGCTTTGACTATTTGTTATGGAGCATATATGGGAGAAGTATTCCGTGCGGGAATTGAATCTATTGATAAAGGTCAAACAGAAGCTGCTCTTTCTTTAGGTTTTAATAAAAGACAAACTATGTTATATGTGATTCTTCCTCAAGCTATGCGAACTATACTGCCCCCTGTTGGAAATGAATTTATCGCTTTATTGAAAGATACATCTTTAGTTTCAATAATAGCAGTAGCTGATCTTTTAAGACGCGGTAGAGAGTACGCAACAGCTACTTTTAACTATTTTGAAACTTTTACAATGATAGCCCTTATTTATCTTTTGATTACCTTGATTTTATCTAAATGTGTAAGTTATATGGAAAAGAAGTTGACACCTTATGCTTAA
- a CDS encoding basic amino acid ABC transporter substrate-binding protein translates to MKGKFWALMLIFLLSFSTIALAKKRVIVFAVDPTWPPMEFVNKDKQIVGFSIDYMKAAGKEAGFTPVFKSVAWEGIFAGLMAGEYDAICSSVSITEKRKKKMDFSIPYYKVRQAIVVPKDSNVKTLEDLVGKKVGAQIGTTGYFAIKKVKGIIAKSYDEIGLAMQDLINGNLDAVVCDDPVAANYAQQKEGFKDKLKFAGVIETKEAEYYGIAVRKGNKEVLDLINKGIKAVKEKGIEEQLIKKWIKQ, encoded by the coding sequence ATGAAAGGGAAATTTTGGGCATTAATGCTAATCTTTTTGTTGAGTTTTTCCACCATAGCTCTGGCTAAAAAAAGGGTAATTGTGTTTGCTGTTGACCCTACCTGGCCTCCAATGGAATTTGTCAATAAGGACAAACAAATCGTGGGTTTTTCCATTGATTACATGAAAGCTGCAGGTAAAGAAGCAGGTTTTACGCCGGTTTTTAAGAGTGTAGCCTGGGAGGGAATCTTCGCTGGCCTTATGGCAGGCGAGTACGATGCTATTTGTTCTTCTGTAAGTATTACAGAAAAAAGAAAGAAGAAAATGGACTTTAGTATCCCATATTATAAAGTAAGACAAGCTATAGTTGTGCCGAAAGATTCAAATGTGAAGACCCTTGAAGATTTAGTAGGTAAAAAGGTAGGAGCCCAAATAGGTACTACGGGCTATTTTGCTATAAAAAAAGTAAAGGGAATAATTGCCAAGTCTTACGATGAAATAGGACTTGCTATGCAAGATTTGATTAATGGAAATTTAGACGCGGTGGTATGTGATGATCCTGTAGCTGCCAATTATGCCCAACAAAAAGAGGGCTTTAAGGATAAGCTAAAGTTTGCCGGTGTTATTGAAACTAAAGAGGCGGAATACTACGGAATAGCCGTAAGAAAAGGTAATAAAGAAGTATTAGATTTGATTAATAAAGGCATTAAGGCCGTAAAAGAAAAAGGAATCGAAGAACAATTAATTAAAAAATGGATTAAGCAGTAA
- a CDS encoding aspartate/glutamate racemase family protein has product MKTIGILGGMSWKSTLEYYRLINEEIKSRLGGFHSAKILLYSFDFSEIEHLQHQGSWQKLGEILKDKAQKLEQAGADFLLIATNTMHKVAPMIEKTISIPLLHIADATADAIKKQGHQRVGLLGTEFTMEEDFYCGRLKKKHQIDVLIPPKEKRRLIHKIIFHELIGGNINEESRQKFIEIIEDLKANGAQGIILGCTEIPLLIKPEHSPLPVYDTTAIHARSAVDMALAQTSGVTKWN; this is encoded by the coding sequence ATGAAAACTATAGGTATTTTGGGAGGTATGAGCTGGAAATCTACTTTGGAATACTATCGTTTGATCAATGAAGAAATAAAATCTCGCCTGGGAGGTTTTCATTCTGCCAAAATTCTTCTCTATTCTTTTGATTTCTCCGAGATTGAACACTTACAGCACCAAGGCTCCTGGCAAAAATTGGGAGAGATTCTTAAAGATAAAGCCCAAAAATTAGAACAAGCTGGAGCAGATTTTCTTTTGATAGCCACCAATACCATGCACAAAGTCGCTCCGATGATCGAAAAAACAATCTCTATTCCTCTTTTACACATTGCAGATGCAACAGCTGACGCCATAAAAAAACAAGGACATCAACGCGTAGGTCTTTTAGGAACAGAATTTACTATGGAGGAAGACTTTTATTGCGGCCGGTTAAAGAAAAAACACCAAATCGATGTCCTAATACCTCCGAAAGAAAAACGCAGGTTAATTCACAAAATTATTTTTCACGAATTAATCGGAGGTAACATTAATGAGGAGTCACGCCAAAAATTTATAGAAATTATTGAAGACTTAAAAGCTAATGGTGCTCAAGGTATAATACTTGGGTGTACAGAAATTCCCCTTTTAATTAAACCTGAACATAGTCCTTTGCCTGTATATGATACTACGGCTATTCACGCCCGTAGTGCTGTCGATATGGCTCTAGCACAAACAAGTGGAGTAACTAAATGGAATTAA
- a CDS encoding MBL fold metallo-hydrolase, with product MELKQLTEHVYYIPNFTNIGAIRNGKKLILIDSGLDSDTAKKILKTINDKNFHIEAIINTHSHADHCGGNAYLKEKVKLKIYAPELEYVMIENPLLESIFLFSGAMPIESLKNKFLMAPPSKVDYVIKSNENKLIFDDVEIKIVKLPGHSPNHIGIAIDNILFCGDAIFSPKVLRKHKIPFYIDIEVQKQTLNYLKNSSYNLYIPSHGEPIKDINSITDKTLKLIDSIEETIIEFTKEAKTTEHIIKKICNSFKIEIKNYQQYFLTKTIIMAYLGSLNNNQRLNVQIKDNQLFWKRI from the coding sequence ATGGAATTAAAACAATTAACCGAACATGTTTATTATATTCCTAACTTTACAAATATAGGAGCTATTAGAAATGGAAAGAAACTAATACTTATAGATAGTGGATTAGATAGCGATACCGCTAAAAAAATTTTAAAGACTATAAATGATAAAAATTTTCATATAGAAGCTATAATTAACACTCATTCTCATGCTGATCACTGTGGAGGGAATGCCTATCTCAAAGAAAAAGTAAAATTAAAGATTTATGCTCCAGAGTTAGAATATGTTATGATAGAAAACCCGCTGTTAGAATCAATATTCCTATTCTCTGGGGCCATGCCTATAGAATCTTTAAAAAATAAATTTTTAATGGCTCCTCCTTCAAAAGTTGATTATGTAATCAAAAGTAACGAAAACAAATTAATCTTTGATGATGTTGAAATAAAAATTGTTAAACTACCAGGCCATTCTCCCAACCATATTGGCATAGCCATAGATAATATTCTTTTTTGTGGAGATGCTATTTTTTCACCAAAAGTATTAAGAAAACATAAAATTCCATTTTATATCGATATAGAAGTTCAAAAACAAACTTTAAACTATTTAAAAAACAGTAGCTATAACCTTTATATACCTAGTCATGGAGAACCAATTAAAGATATCAACAGCATAACTGATAAAACTTTAAAACTAATAGACAGCATAGAAGAAACAATTATCGAATTTACTAAAGAAGCAAAAACTACCGAACATATTATAAAAAAAATATGCAATAGCTTTAAAATTGAAATCAAAAATTACCAGCAATATTTTTTAACTAAAACTATAATTATGGCTTACCTTGGGTCTCTAAATAATAACCAAAGATTAAACGTACAAATAAAAGATAATCAGTTATTCTGGAAAAGAATTTGA
- a CDS encoding Tll0287-like domain-containing protein: MKKLLSIILFVLALHIKISWAENLVLSQEIAFWLNYRYLKLEKETLKVMIENKGFEGARLFFNDLNRWLTFDIREYLHDWNSKVALVSINYRNPSHSADKIAQKILISYQKKRTNNKKIMPVIISKNNKTTYRYLIPIYVKKDCLKCHGNKHEIPFSYQTKIKKFYPNDKAINLKEGDIIGALNIEIPIDTIDYLLSVRNYSK, encoded by the coding sequence ATGAAAAAATTATTAAGTATCATTTTATTTGTTTTAGCTTTGCATATTAAGATAAGTTGGGCTGAGAATTTGGTTCTCTCTCAAGAGATAGCTTTTTGGCTGAACTATCGCTATTTAAAGTTAGAAAAAGAAACACTAAAAGTTATGATAGAGAATAAAGGTTTTGAAGGGGCTAGGCTATTTTTTAATGATCTAAATAGATGGTTAACCTTTGATATTAGAGAATATTTACACGATTGGAATAGTAAAGTTGCTCTAGTATCCATAAACTATCGCAATCCTAGTCACAGTGCAGATAAAATTGCCCAAAAAATATTAATTTCTTATCAAAAAAAACGGACAAATAACAAGAAAATAATGCCTGTGATCATAAGTAAAAATAATAAAACTACATATAGATATTTAATACCAATTTATGTCAAAAAAGATTGCTTAAAATGCCATGGAAATAAACATGAAATTCCTTTTTCATATCAGACCAAAATAAAGAAATTTTATCCTAATGATAAAGCTATCAACTTAAAAGAAGGAGACATAATAGGTGCTTTAAACATAGAGATCCCTATAGATACAATTGACTATTTATTGTCAGTTAGAAATTATTCTAAATAG
- a CDS encoding carbonic anhydrase, with translation MKRTGRFVVLFILSLIMSTSLVFASSYKANISPSEALNRIAEGNNQFVKKHHYDYFKPYQTSQHPFVTMITCSDARVHSNVLLDDPIDKIFVIRNIGNQLVVSRGSIDYGILHLHTPILLILGHTHCGAVKAAMGDYSKETEGIRKELDHLHIPLSKDDKKGNLETRWLRNVERNVDWQVIQAMSFYPELVNQGKLVVVGAVYDFINAYGKGYGRMVIININGEKNPEKLKTHPIVKKLSKELKDLIIVTNH, from the coding sequence ATGAAAAGAACAGGGAGGTTTGTGGTGTTATTTATTCTCAGTTTAATTATGTCAACTTCTTTAGTTTTTGCTTCCAGCTATAAAGCTAATATCTCTCCTTCAGAAGCTTTAAACAGGATCGCTGAAGGCAATAATCAGTTTGTAAAAAAACACCATTATGATTATTTTAAACCTTATCAAACTTCTCAACATCCTTTTGTAACAATGATAACATGTTCTGATGCTCGTGTGCATAGTAATGTGCTTTTAGATGATCCTATAGACAAAATATTTGTTATAAGAAACATTGGTAATCAATTAGTGGTTTCTAGAGGATCAATAGATTACGGAATTCTCCATCTCCACACTCCGATTCTTTTGATACTTGGTCATACTCATTGTGGAGCAGTTAAAGCAGCTATGGGAGATTATAGTAAAGAAACTGAAGGTATTAGAAAGGAGCTTGATCATCTTCACATTCCTTTATCTAAAGATGATAAAAAGGGAAATTTGGAAACTAGATGGCTGAGAAATGTAGAACGTAATGTAGACTGGCAAGTAATACAGGCAATGTCATTCTATCCGGAACTTGTAAATCAAGGAAAATTAGTAGTAGTGGGAGCTGTATATGATTTTATAAACGCCTACGGGAAAGGATATGGTAGAATGGTAATAATAAATATTAACGGAGAGAAAAATCCAGAAAAACTAAAAACTCATCCTATTGTGAAAAAGCTTTCGAAAGAGTTAAAAGACTTAATTATTGTTACTAATCATTGA
- a CDS encoding cytochrome c3 family protein has translation MFIKKIILLFVANLIFASAAKAQKIFTPKHDKIDCIACHKSDYHGKPTKELIYGGNVIKICQKCHQQVMKHPTAIKVKNRTIIFSLMKLPLYNGKITCTTCHQIHLRENVDYLLRSKNFLRHNRDILPNLNLYSVLCVACHGDFLEKKNVHDRQKNNCTYCHLVSIDKDKNNQRLKDFLGKYSCTPCHQNVICSIDRGYNPFIDPEIQKKAKELNLNLSNKKPICTTCHLNHFKTKEENSIKETYLLLAWESRSINPHWKKLFCKNCHSNQPSPNRAPLKNKNFNQLCQRCHNDQFARADIHPVGIKPKKIKVPKFLPLQDGLLTCETCHNARIQCFRYKEAKRINPLFLRVAGLSRYQFCFLCHEANTYRRMNPHENQIDKKGQVIKEKCLLCHSSVPDPEHNFGLKDIKFAMKDPDECCIGCHPGYEKNHPAGYTHTGVKPSKKIKKAIDTSIERIGVEIPLYNGRIICATCHNPHQEGVIKFKAAATGSLQYNKLRLKATTEMCLACHIDKAFHKKSTNHTIKK, from the coding sequence ATGTTTATAAAAAAGATAATACTTTTGTTTGTAGCTAATTTGATATTTGCTTCTGCTGCTAAAGCTCAAAAGATATTTACACCTAAACATGACAAGATAGATTGTATAGCGTGTCATAAATCAGATTATCATGGTAAACCGACTAAAGAACTAATTTATGGTGGTAATGTAATTAAAATATGTCAAAAATGCCATCAGCAAGTCATGAAGCATCCTACAGCAATAAAAGTAAAAAATCGTACAATAATATTTTCTCTAATGAAACTTCCTTTATATAATGGAAAAATTACATGTACAACTTGTCATCAAATACATTTGAGAGAAAACGTAGATTATTTGCTTAGATCTAAGAACTTTTTGAGACATAATAGAGATATTCTTCCAAATTTAAATTTATATTCTGTTCTCTGTGTAGCTTGCCATGGAGATTTTTTAGAAAAAAAGAATGTACATGATAGACAAAAAAATAATTGCACATATTGTCATTTAGTTTCAATAGATAAAGATAAAAATAATCAAAGGCTTAAAGATTTTTTAGGTAAGTATAGTTGTACTCCTTGTCATCAGAACGTTATTTGTAGTATAGATCGTGGATATAATCCATTTATAGATCCAGAGATCCAAAAAAAGGCAAAAGAATTAAATTTGAATCTTTCTAATAAAAAGCCAATTTGTACTACTTGCCACCTAAATCATTTTAAGACTAAAGAAGAGAATTCTATAAAAGAGACTTACTTATTATTAGCATGGGAGTCTCGTAGTATTAATCCTCACTGGAAGAAATTATTTTGTAAAAACTGTCATTCTAATCAGCCATCACCTAATAGAGCTCCTTTAAAAAATAAAAATTTTAATCAGTTGTGCCAGAGATGTCATAATGATCAGTTTGCTAGAGCGGATATTCATCCGGTTGGTATTAAACCTAAAAAGATAAAAGTTCCTAAATTTCTGCCTCTTCAGGATGGGTTGCTAACTTGTGAGACTTGTCATAATGCTCGTATTCAATGTTTTCGTTATAAAGAAGCAAAGCGAATAAATCCCCTATTTTTAAGGGTAGCAGGTCTTTCACGATATCAATTTTGTTTCCTTTGCCATGAAGCTAATACTTATAGACGGATGAACCCTCATGAAAATCAAATTGATAAAAAGGGGCAAGTTATTAAAGAAAAATGTCTTTTATGTCATAGTTCGGTACCTGATCCTGAGCATAATTTTGGATTAAAAGATATAAAATTTGCTATGAAGGATCCTGATGAATGTTGTATCGGTTGTCATCCTGGTTATGAAAAAAATCATCCTGCAGGTTATACCCATACGGGGGTTAAGCCTTCTAAAAAAATTAAAAAAGCTATAGATACAAGCATAGAAAGAATAGGTGTAGAAATACCATTATATAATGGAAGAATTATTTGTGCTACTTGTCATAATCCACACCAAGAAGGAGTTATTAAGTTTAAGGCTGCAGCTACAGGTTCACTCCAATATAATAAATTAAGGCTTAAGGCCACTACAGAAATGTGTCTTGCATGCCATATAGATAAGGCCTTCCATAAAAAATCTACTAATCATACTATTAAGAAATAA